A region from the Citrobacter koseri ATCC BAA-895 genome encodes:
- the kbaZ gene encoding tagatose-bisphosphate aldolase subunit KbaZ has translation MVEQHKRGNTNGIYAVCSAHPLVLEAAIRYAHANHTPLLIEATSNQVDQFGGYTGMTPADFRGFVYQLADSLNFPQSQLILGGDHLGPNRWQNLPAAQAMANADDLIKSYVAAGFKKIHLDCSMSCANDPIPLTDEIVAERAARLAKIAEETCREHFGESDLVYVIGTEVPVPGGAHETLTELEVTTPDAARATLEAHRHAFEKQGLSAIWPRIIGLVVQPGVEFDHTHIIDYQPQKAIALSAMVEAYDTLVFEAHSTDYQTPQSLRQLVKDHFAILKVGPALTFALREALFSLAAIEEELLPAKTSSGLRHVLESVMLDRPEYWQSHYHGDGNARRLARGYSYSDRVRYYWPDQQIDEAFARLVRNLADDPIPLPLISQYLPLQYARVREGDLNATPRELIISHIQDVLQQYHAACQGVTSQNA, from the coding sequence ATGGTGGAGCAGCATAAACGAGGGAACACAAATGGGATTTATGCCGTTTGTTCTGCGCATCCACTGGTGCTGGAAGCCGCTATACGTTATGCCCATGCAAACCATACCCCACTGCTGATTGAAGCCACCTCTAACCAGGTTGACCAGTTCGGGGGTTATACCGGCATGACGCCCGCCGATTTTCGCGGCTTTGTTTACCAGCTGGCCGACTCACTTAATTTTCCACAATCACAGTTGATTCTGGGCGGCGATCACCTCGGCCCCAACCGTTGGCAAAATCTGCCTGCCGCCCAGGCGATGGCAAATGCGGATGATTTAATAAAGAGCTACGTGGCGGCCGGGTTTAAAAAGATCCATCTCGATTGCAGCATGTCCTGCGCCAACGATCCGATACCGTTAACCGATGAGATCGTTGCTGAGCGCGCCGCGCGACTGGCGAAGATCGCAGAAGAAACCTGCCGTGAGCATTTTGGCGAATCCGATCTGGTTTACGTGATCGGTACTGAAGTTCCGGTTCCCGGCGGCGCGCATGAGACATTGACTGAACTGGAAGTAACAACACCTGACGCGGCACGAGCCACGCTGGAAGCGCATCGTCATGCATTTGAGAAACAGGGACTGAGCGCCATTTGGCCTCGCATCATCGGGCTGGTTGTACAACCGGGCGTTGAGTTCGACCATACGCATATCATTGATTATCAACCGCAAAAAGCCATCGCATTGAGTGCAATGGTAGAAGCGTATGACACGCTGGTGTTTGAAGCGCATTCCACGGATTACCAGACGCCACAGTCGCTGCGCCAGCTGGTGAAAGATCACTTTGCGATTCTGAAAGTCGGCCCGGCCCTCACCTTTGCCCTGCGCGAAGCGTTATTCTCGCTGGCCGCAATTGAAGAAGAGCTGTTACCCGCCAAAACCAGCTCTGGTCTGCGCCATGTGCTGGAAAGCGTGATGCTCGATCGACCGGAATACTGGCAGAGTCACTACCACGGCGACGGCAACGCACGCCGCCTGGCGCGTGGTTATAGTTATTCCGATCGCGTTCGCTATTACTGGCCGGATCAGCAGATTGATGAGGCGTTTGCACGGCTGGTTCGCAACCTGGCGGATGACCCCATTCCACTGCCGCTCATCAGCCAGTATTTGCCGCTACAGTACGCCAGAGTGCGCGAAGGGGATCTCAACGCAACGCCGCGAGAGCTCATTATCAGCCACATTCAGGACGTACTACAGCAGTACCACGCCGCCTGCCAGGGCGTTACATCCCAAAACGCATAA
- the agaW gene encoding PTS N-acetylgalactosamine transporter subunit IIC, protein MEISLLQAFALGILAFIAGLDMFNGLTHMHRPVVLGPLVGLILGDLHTGILTGGTLELVWMGLAPLAGAQPPNVIIGTIVGTTFAITTGVKPDVAVGVAVPFAVAVQMGITFLFSVMSGVMSRCDRMAANADTHGIERVNYLALLALGIFYFLCAFLPIYFGAEHAKTAIDVLPERLIDGLGVAGGIMPAIGFAVLLKIMMKNVYIPYFIIGFVAAAWLKLPVLAIAAAALAMALIDLLRKSPEPTQPAAQKEEFEDGI, encoded by the coding sequence ATGGAAATCAGTCTGTTGCAGGCTTTTGCGTTGGGTATTCTCGCCTTTATCGCAGGCCTGGATATGTTCAACGGGTTAACGCATATGCACCGTCCGGTGGTGCTTGGGCCGCTGGTCGGCCTGATTCTGGGCGATCTGCATACCGGTATTTTGACGGGTGGTACGCTGGAACTGGTGTGGATGGGCCTGGCGCCTTTAGCTGGCGCACAGCCGCCAAACGTGATTATCGGCACGATCGTGGGAACGACGTTTGCGATTACGACCGGTGTGAAACCCGATGTCGCCGTGGGTGTCGCCGTACCGTTTGCCGTCGCCGTACAAATGGGGATTACCTTCCTGTTCTCAGTGATGTCTGGCGTAATGTCCCGCTGCGACCGTATGGCGGCTAACGCTGACACCCACGGCATTGAACGAGTAAACTATCTGGCGCTGCTGGCGTTAGGCATCTTCTACTTCCTCTGCGCCTTCCTGCCGATTTACTTTGGGGCGGAACATGCGAAAACCGCCATTGATGTGCTACCGGAACGTCTGATTGACGGGCTTGGCGTCGCAGGCGGCATTATGCCTGCTATCGGTTTCGCCGTACTGCTGAAAATCATGATGAAAAATGTCTATATCCCCTATTTCATCATCGGTTTCGTTGCCGCGGCCTGGCTCAAACTTCCGGTGCTGGCCATCGCCGCTGCGGCCCTCGCAATGGCATTGATCGACCTGCTGCGTAAATCTCCTGAACCGACTCAACCTGCGGCACAGAAAGAGGAATTCGAAGATGGCATCTAA
- the garL gene encoding 2-dehydro-3-deoxyglucarate aldolase: MSNDIFPNKFKAALAAQRIQIGCWSALANPISTEVLGLAGFDWLVLDGEHAPNDISTFIPQLMALKGSASAPVVRVPTNEPVIIKRLLDIGFYNFLIPFVETEEEAVRAVASTRYPPEGIRGVSVSHRANMFGTVPDYFAQSNKNITILVQIESQQGVDNVDAIAATEGVDGIFVGPSDLAAALGHLGNASHPEVQKTIQHIFARAKAHGKPCGILAPVEADARRYLEWGATFVAVGSDLGVFRSATQKLADAFKK, translated from the coding sequence ATGAGTAACGATATCTTCCCGAACAAATTTAAAGCTGCGCTGGCAGCGCAACGCATTCAGATCGGCTGTTGGTCCGCGCTGGCAAACCCCATCAGTACGGAAGTGTTAGGGCTGGCAGGTTTTGACTGGCTGGTGCTGGATGGCGAACATGCGCCGAACGATATCTCAACTTTTATTCCACAACTGATGGCGTTGAAAGGCAGCGCCAGCGCGCCGGTGGTACGGGTGCCGACGAACGAGCCGGTCATTATTAAGCGTCTGCTGGATATCGGTTTCTATAACTTCCTGATCCCGTTTGTCGAGACGGAAGAAGAAGCCGTTCGCGCCGTGGCCTCGACGCGTTATCCGCCGGAAGGCATCCGCGGGGTCTCCGTTTCCCATCGCGCCAATATGTTTGGCACCGTGCCGGATTACTTTGCCCAGTCAAATAAGAACATCACCATTCTGGTGCAGATCGAAAGCCAGCAGGGGGTGGATAACGTTGATGCTATCGCGGCCACTGAAGGCGTTGACGGTATTTTTGTCGGCCCAAGCGATCTGGCTGCGGCGTTAGGTCATCTCGGCAACGCCTCTCACCCGGAAGTACAGAAAACCATTCAGCATATCTTTGCCCGCGCCAAAGCCCACGGTAAACCGTGCGGCATTCTGGCGCCGGTCGAAGCCGACGCGCGCCGCTATCTGGAATGGGGCGCGACGTTCGTTGCCGTGGGGAGCGATTTGGGCGTGTTCCGCTCCGCCACGCAAAAGCTGGCTGACGCCTTTAAGAAATAA
- the garR gene encoding 2-hydroxy-3-oxopropionate reductase, with translation MTMKVGFIGLGIMGKPMSKNLLKAGYSLVVSDRNPDAIAEVIAAGAETATTAKAVAEQCDVIITMLPNSPHVKEVALGEGGIIEGAKPGTVLIDMSSIAPLASREISDALKAKGIDMLDAPVSGGEPKAIDGTLSVMVGGDKAIFDKYYDLLKAMAGSVVHTGDIGAGNVTKLANQVIVALNIAAMSEALTLATKAGVNPDLVYQAIRGGLAGSTVLDAKAPMVMERNFKPGFRIDLHIKDLANALDTSHGVGAQLPLTAAVMEMMQALRADGLGTADHSALACYYEKLAKVEIAR, from the coding sequence ATGACGATGAAAGTAGGTTTCATTGGCCTGGGCATCATGGGTAAACCAATGAGCAAAAACCTCCTCAAAGCCGGTTACTCGCTGGTGGTTTCTGACCGTAACCCTGACGCGATTGCCGAAGTTATTGCCGCAGGCGCAGAAACCGCAACCACGGCAAAAGCCGTTGCCGAACAGTGCGATGTGATTATCACCATGCTGCCGAACTCGCCGCATGTGAAAGAAGTGGCGCTGGGCGAAGGCGGCATTATTGAAGGCGCGAAGCCAGGCACCGTTTTGATCGATATGAGCTCTATCGCTCCGCTGGCAAGCCGTGAAATCAGCGATGCGCTGAAAGCAAAAGGTATCGATATGCTGGATGCGCCGGTAAGCGGCGGCGAGCCGAAAGCGATCGACGGTACGCTGTCGGTGATGGTTGGCGGCGATAAAGCGATTTTCGATAAATATTACGATCTGCTAAAAGCAATGGCCGGTTCCGTGGTGCATACCGGTGATATCGGTGCGGGCAACGTGACCAAACTGGCTAACCAGGTGATTGTCGCGCTGAACATCGCAGCCATGTCTGAAGCGCTGACGCTGGCGACCAAAGCGGGGGTGAACCCGGATCTGGTGTATCAGGCGATTCGCGGCGGTCTGGCGGGTAGCACCGTGCTGGATGCGAAAGCGCCGATGGTGATGGAACGGAATTTCAAACCGGGCTTTCGCATCGATCTGCATATTAAAGATCTGGCGAATGCGCTGGACACCTCTCATGGCGTAGGCGCGCAGCTGCCGCTGACCGCCGCCGTGATGGAAATGATGCAGGCGCTACGTGCCGATGGTCTGGGCACGGCCGACCATAGCGCCCTGGCCTGCTACTACGAAAAACTGGCGAAAGTGGAAATCGCTCGCTAA
- the garD gene encoding galactarate dehydratase, translating to MADIEIRQESPTAFYIKVHDTDNVAIIVNDNGLQAGTRFPDGLALVEHIPQGHKVALEAIPAHGEIVRYGEVIGYAVRDIARGSWIDESLVELPKAPPLHTLPLATKVPEPLPPLEGYTFEGYRNADGSVGTKNLLGITTSVHCVAGVVDYVVKIIERDLLPGYPNVDGVVGLNHLYGCGVAINAPAAVVPIRTIHNISLNPNFGGEVMVIGLGCEKLQPERLLEGTEDVKGIPVDSASIVRLQDEQHVGFKSMVEDILQVAERHLAKLNQRQRETCPASELVVGMQCGGSDAFSGVTANPAVGYASDLLVRCGATVMFSEVTEVRDAIHLLTPRAINEEVGKRLLEEMAWYDNYLDMGKTDRSANPSPGNKKGGLANVVEKALGSIAKSGQSAIVEVLSPGQRPTKRGLIYAATPASDFVCGTQQVASGITVQVFTTGRGTPYGLMAVPVIKMATRTELANRWFDLMDINAGTIATGEESIEDVGWKLFHFILDVASGRKKTFSDQWGLHNQLAVFNPAPVT from the coding sequence ATGGCCGATATCGAAATTAGACAAGAATCGCCAACCGCGTTTTATATTAAAGTGCATGACACCGATAACGTGGCAATTATTGTTAATGACAATGGTCTGCAAGCCGGAACGCGTTTCCCGGACGGTCTGGCGTTGGTTGAACATATTCCTCAAGGGCATAAAGTGGCGCTGGAGGCGATTCCTGCTCACGGCGAAATCGTGCGTTATGGCGAGGTGATCGGCTATGCCGTTCGCGACATCGCACGCGGCAGCTGGATAGATGAGTCGCTGGTTGAGCTACCGAAAGCGCCGCCGTTACACACCCTGCCGCTGGCGACGAAAGTGCCGGAACCGCTGCCGCCGCTGGAAGGCTACACGTTTGAAGGCTACCGCAACGCGGATGGCAGCGTCGGCACCAAAAACCTGCTCGGCATCACCACCAGCGTACACTGCGTGGCGGGCGTCGTGGATTATGTCGTGAAGATCATTGAGCGTGACCTGCTGCCTGGATACCCGAACGTAGACGGCGTTGTCGGTCTGAACCACTTGTACGGCTGCGGCGTGGCGATCAACGCGCCAGCGGCCGTGGTGCCTATCCGCACCATTCATAACATCTCGTTGAACCCGAACTTCGGCGGCGAAGTTATGGTCATCGGCCTTGGCTGTGAAAAACTTCAGCCGGAACGTCTGCTGGAAGGCACGGAAGATGTGAAAGGGATTCCGGTGGACAGCGCCAGTATTGTGCGTTTGCAGGATGAGCAGCACGTCGGCTTTAAGTCAATGGTCGAGGATATTTTGCAGGTGGCCGAACGCCACCTGGCGAAGCTCAACCAGCGCCAGCGTGAAACCTGCCCGGCTTCCGAACTGGTGGTCGGAATGCAGTGCGGCGGCAGCGATGCGTTTTCCGGCGTGACGGCCAACCCGGCGGTGGGTTACGCCTCGGATCTGTTAGTGCGTTGCGGCGCGACGGTGATGTTCTCGGAAGTCACCGAAGTCCGTGATGCAATCCACCTTCTCACGCCACGCGCGATTAACGAAGAGGTCGGCAAACGCCTGCTGGAAGAGATGGCCTGGTACGATAACTATCTTGATATGGGGAAAACCGACCGCAGCGCCAACCCGTCGCCGGGCAACAAAAAAGGCGGTCTCGCGAACGTGGTGGAAAAAGCGTTGGGCTCTATCGCAAAATCCGGGCAGAGCGCAATTGTGGAAGTGCTGTCCCCCGGTCAGCGACCGACAAAACGCGGTTTAATTTACGCCGCCACGCCCGCCAGTGATTTTGTCTGCGGCACGCAGCAGGTCGCTTCCGGGATCACCGTGCAGGTGTTCACAACCGGTCGCGGAACGCCATATGGCCTGATGGCGGTTCCGGTAATCAAAATGGCGACCCGCACAGAGCTGGCGAATCGCTGGTTTGATTTGATGGACATCAACGCGGGCACCATTGCCACAGGGGAAGAGAGTATTGAGGACGTGGGCTGGAAGCTGTTCCACTTTATTCTGGACGTCGCGAGCGGTCGTAAAAAAACCTTCTCAGACCAATGGGGGCTGCATAACCAGCTGGCCGTGTTTAACCCCGCGCCAGTGACCTGA
- the tdcA gene encoding transcriptional regulator TdcA, whose protein sequence is MNTILLPKTQHLVVFQEVIRSGSIGSAAKELGLTQPAVSKIINDVEAYFGVELIVRKNTGVTLTSAGQVLLTWSESITREMKNMVNEMNSMTCNTVVDVSFGFPSLIGFTFMSDMIHKFKEVFPKAQVSMYEAQLSSFLPAIRDGRLDFAIGTLSDEMKLQDLHVEPLFESEFVLVASKSRTCTGITTLESLQNEQWVLPQTNMGYYSELLTKLQRNGISSENIVKTDSVVTIYNLVLNADFLTVIPCDMTSPFGSNQFITIPVEEDLPVARYAAIWSKNYRIKKAASVLVELAKEYSSYNGCRRKQLIEIK, encoded by the coding sequence ATGAATACTATTCTTCTCCCTAAAACACAGCACTTGGTGGTCTTTCAGGAAGTCATTAGAAGTGGTTCTATCGGTTCTGCCGCAAAAGAGTTAGGGTTAACTCAGCCTGCTGTAAGTAAAATTATCAATGATGTTGAGGCCTATTTTGGCGTTGAGTTAATCGTTCGCAAAAATACCGGTGTCACGTTAACCAGCGCAGGTCAGGTGCTGCTTACCTGGTCTGAATCCATCACCCGTGAAATGAAAAACATGGTGAACGAGATGAACAGCATGACCTGCAACACGGTGGTCGACGTTTCGTTTGGTTTTCCTTCGTTGATTGGCTTTACCTTTATGTCTGACATGATTCATAAATTTAAAGAGGTGTTCCCAAAAGCGCAGGTGTCGATGTATGAAGCGCAGCTCTCCTCGTTCCTGCCCGCGATTCGCGACGGACGCCTGGATTTCGCTATCGGCACGCTCAGTGATGAGATGAAACTACAGGATCTACACGTGGAACCGCTTTTTGAGTCAGAGTTTGTCCTGGTGGCCAGTAAGTCCCGAACATGCACCGGCATCACCACACTGGAATCGTTGCAGAACGAACAGTGGGTGTTGCCACAAACGAATATGGGCTACTACAGCGAACTCCTCACCAAGTTACAAAGAAATGGCATCAGCAGTGAAAACATCGTTAAAACAGATTCCGTTGTCACTATTTATAATCTTGTTCTCAATGCTGATTTTCTGACCGTCATTCCCTGCGATATGACATCTCCATTCGGTTCAAACCAGTTTATTACGATTCCAGTAGAGGAAGATTTACCGGTCGCGCGTTATGCCGCGATCTGGTCTAAAAACTATCGGATTAAAAAAGCAGCATCGGTTTTGGTGGAATTAGCCAAAGAATATTCATCTTATAATGGTTGCAGACGAAAGCAATTAATAGAAATTAAGTAA
- a CDS encoding DeoR family transcriptional regulator, whose protein sequence is MSSTDSSADKRITATSERREQIIQRLRQQGSVQVNDLSVLFGVSTVTIRNDLAFLEKQGIAVRAYGGALICDSNTPGIEPSVEDKSSLNTAVKRSIAQAAVSLIKPGHRVILDSGTTTYEIARMMRQHTDIIAMTNGMNVANALLEAEGVELLMTGGHLRRQSQSFYGDQAEQSLQNYHFDMLFLGVDAIDLERGVSTHNEDEARLNRRMCEVAERIIVVTDSTKFNRSSLHKIIDTQRIHTIIVDEGIPVDSLEGLRKSGIEVILVNA, encoded by the coding sequence ATGAGCAGTACTGATTCTTCTGCGGATAAGCGCATTACCGCTACCAGCGAAAGGCGGGAGCAAATTATCCAGCGGTTGCGACAGCAGGGAAGCGTACAGGTTAACGATCTTTCCGTCTTATTCGGCGTCTCCACCGTGACCATCCGTAACGATCTGGCTTTTCTCGAAAAACAGGGGATTGCCGTGCGTGCGTATGGCGGCGCGTTAATTTGCGACAGCAATACTCCGGGTATTGAGCCTTCGGTGGAAGATAAAAGTTCACTCAATACCGCTGTAAAGCGCAGTATCGCCCAGGCAGCGGTTTCGCTGATTAAACCCGGACACCGGGTGATCCTTGACTCAGGCACCACGACATATGAAATCGCGCGCATGATGCGCCAGCATACGGATATCATCGCCATGACCAATGGCATGAATGTCGCCAATGCATTGCTGGAAGCTGAGGGAGTGGAACTGCTGATGACTGGTGGGCATCTGCGCCGCCAGTCGCAGTCATTTTATGGTGACCAGGCAGAGCAGTCGCTACAGAATTACCATTTCGATATGTTGTTTCTGGGGGTCGATGCCATTGATTTAGAGCGTGGCGTCAGCACGCACAATGAAGATGAAGCCAGACTTAACCGCCGGATGTGTGAAGTGGCCGAGCGCATCATTGTCGTCACGGACTCCACGAAGTTTAACCGCTCCAGTCTGCATAAGATCATTGATACGCAGCGTATTCATACCATCATTGTGGATGAAGGTATTCCTGTCGACAGTCTGGAAGGTTTACGCAAGAGCGGTATTGAAGTGATTCTGGTGAACGCGTAA
- the garK gene encoding glycerate 2-kinase, whose product MKIVIAPDSYKESLSAAEVAQAIEKGFREIFPDAQYVSIPVADGGEGTVEAMIAATHGTQYTAFVTGPLGETVMANWGMSGDGSTAFIEMAAASGLALVPPEKRNPLITTSRGTGELILHALEHGARSIIIGIGGSATNDGGAGMVQALGARLTDANGTEIGNGGGSLNSLNAIDVSGLDPRLKTCAIRVACDVTNPLTGENGASRIFGPQKGATEKLIHELDGNLAHYADMIKKSLRVDVENVPGAGAAGGMGAALMAFLGAELRSGIEIVTTALNLEEHIHDCALVVTGEGRIDSQSIHGKVPIGVASVAKKYHKPVIGIAGSLTHDVGVVHQHGIDAVFSVLTRIGTLDEAFRGAFDNIYRASRNIAATLAIGMRSAG is encoded by the coding sequence ATGAAAATCGTAATCGCCCCAGACTCTTATAAAGAAAGCCTTTCTGCCGCTGAAGTTGCGCAGGCGATAGAAAAAGGATTCCGGGAAATTTTTCCCGATGCGCAGTATGTTTCTATCCCGGTCGCTGACGGCGGAGAGGGAACGGTCGAAGCCATGATTGCCGCCACGCATGGAACGCAGTATACCGCTTTTGTGACGGGGCCGCTGGGGGAGACCGTCATGGCCAACTGGGGCATGTCCGGGGACGGCAGCACCGCGTTTATTGAAATGGCGGCGGCCAGCGGGCTGGCGTTGGTTCCGCCAGAAAAGCGTAATCCGTTGATTACTACGTCGCGCGGTACCGGAGAGCTGATCCTGCATGCGCTGGAGCACGGCGCCAGAAGCATTATCATCGGCATTGGCGGCAGCGCGACCAATGACGGCGGCGCGGGCATGGTGCAGGCGCTGGGCGCCCGATTAACGGATGCGAACGGTACTGAAATTGGGAACGGCGGCGGCAGCCTGAACAGCCTGAATGCGATTGATGTCTCTGGTCTCGATCCGCGTTTAAAAACGTGTGCTATCCGGGTGGCCTGCGATGTGACCAATCCACTGACGGGCGAAAATGGCGCGTCGCGAATCTTTGGGCCGCAGAAAGGCGCGACCGAAAAGCTCATTCATGAACTGGACGGCAATCTTGCTCATTATGCCGACATGATTAAAAAGTCGCTGCGCGTGGATGTGGAAAATGTCCCCGGCGCGGGCGCGGCTGGCGGGATGGGGGCGGCCTTAATGGCTTTCCTCGGCGCAGAGTTGCGCAGCGGCATTGAGATAGTCACCACGGCGCTCAATCTGGAAGAACATATCCACGACTGCGCGTTAGTCGTCACCGGCGAAGGGCGTATCGACAGCCAGAGTATTCACGGCAAAGTACCGATAGGCGTCGCCAGTGTGGCGAAAAAGTATCATAAGCCAGTGATTGGGATCGCGGGGAGTCTGACGCATGATGTGGGAGTGGTGCATCAGCATGGCATTGATGCCGTGTTCAGCGTGCTTACCCGCATTGGCACGCTGGATGAAGCCTTTCGCGGCGCGTTTGATAATATCTACCGCGCCTCGCGAAACATCGCCGCAACGCTGGCGATAGGAATGCGCAGTGCAGGGTGA
- the agaF gene encoding PTS galactosamine/N-acetylgalactosamine transporter subunit IIA codes for MLGIILTGHGGFASGMEKAMKQILGEQSQFIAIDFPEASTTALLTSQLEQAVDELDDREDIVFLTDLLGGTPFRVASTLALQKPGREVITGTNLQLLLEMVLEREGLTSEAFRQQALECGHRGLTSLVDELGRCREENTIEEGI; via the coding sequence ATGTTAGGCATTATTTTGACGGGGCACGGCGGATTTGCCAGCGGGATGGAAAAAGCGATGAAGCAGATCCTTGGCGAGCAGTCGCAATTTATCGCCATCGACTTCCCGGAAGCATCAACGACCGCGCTGCTCACCTCACAGCTTGAGCAGGCCGTTGATGAACTGGACGACCGGGAGGATATCGTGTTTCTGACTGACCTGTTGGGCGGTACGCCTTTTCGGGTGGCATCAACACTGGCGTTACAGAAACCGGGACGGGAAGTGATCACCGGCACGAATTTACAGCTCCTTCTGGAGATGGTGCTGGAACGCGAAGGATTAACCAGCGAAGCCTTTCGCCAGCAGGCGCTGGAGTGCGGGCATCGCGGCCTGACCAGTCTGGTGGATGAGCTGGGACGCTGTCGCGAAGAAAACACCATAGAGGAAGGGATATGA
- the agaE gene encoding PTS N-acetylgalactosamine transporter subunit IID yields the protein MASNQTTLPNVSDTDETLLSGVNENVYEDQSIGTELTKKDINRVAWRSMLLQASFNYERMQASGWLYGLLPALKKIHTNKRDLARAMKGHMGFFNTHPFLVTFVIGIILAMERSKQDVNSIQSTKIAVGAPLGGIGDAMFWLTLLPICGGIGASLALQGSILGAVVFIVLFNVVHLGLRFGLAHYAYRMGVAAIPLIKANTRKVGHAASIVGMTVIGALVATYVRLNTTLEIKAGDAVVKLQADVIDKLMPAFLPLVYTLTMFWLVRRGWSPLRLIGITVVLGVVGKFCHFL from the coding sequence ATGGCATCTAATCAAACCACGCTACCAAACGTCTCCGACACTGACGAGACGCTGCTGTCCGGCGTAAACGAAAACGTCTATGAAGACCAAAGTATCGGCACTGAACTGACGAAAAAGGATATCAACCGCGTGGCCTGGCGTTCCATGTTGTTGCAGGCTTCCTTTAACTACGAGCGTATGCAGGCATCTGGCTGGCTGTACGGTTTACTGCCCGCCCTGAAAAAGATCCATACCAACAAACGTGATTTAGCGCGTGCCATGAAGGGCCATATGGGTTTCTTCAACACCCATCCATTTCTGGTGACGTTTGTGATCGGCATTATCCTCGCGATGGAGCGCTCCAAGCAGGATGTGAACAGCATTCAGAGTACCAAAATTGCCGTTGGCGCCCCGCTCGGCGGAATTGGCGATGCGATGTTCTGGCTGACATTGCTGCCCATTTGCGGCGGTATTGGAGCCAGTCTCGCACTGCAAGGTTCTATCCTCGGCGCCGTCGTCTTTATTGTTCTGTTCAACGTGGTTCACCTCGGCCTGCGTTTTGGCCTGGCGCACTATGCTTATCGGATGGGGGTCGCGGCCATTCCGCTTATCAAAGCGAACACCCGGAAAGTGGGTCATGCGGCGTCTATCGTTGGGATGACGGTGATTGGCGCGCTGGTGGCAACCTATGTTCGTCTGAACACCACGCTTGAAATCAAGGCCGGTGATGCGGTTGTTAAATTACAGGCCGATGTTATCGATAAGCTCATGCCCGCGTTTTTACCGCTGGTCTATACCCTGACCATGTTCTGGCTGGTACGCCGCGGCTGGAGCCCGTTACGCCTTATTGGCATCACCGTCGTTCTGGGTGTAGTCGGTAAATTCTGTCACTTCCTGTAA
- the agaV gene encoding PTS N-acetylgalactosamine transporter subunit IIB — protein MPNIVLSRIDERLIHGQVGVQWVGFAGANLVLVANDEVAEDPVQQNLMEMVLAEGIAVRFWPLQKVIDNIHRAADRQKILLVCKSPADFLKLVEGGVPVTRINVGNMHYANGKQQIAKTVSVDANDITAFNGLKTAGVECFVQGVPTEPALDLFKLL, from the coding sequence ATGCCAAACATTGTATTGAGTCGAATTGACGAACGTTTAATCCACGGCCAGGTCGGCGTGCAGTGGGTTGGGTTTGCGGGGGCAAATCTGGTACTGGTCGCCAATGACGAAGTGGCTGAAGACCCGGTACAGCAAAACCTGATGGAGATGGTGCTGGCGGAGGGGATCGCCGTACGTTTCTGGCCGCTGCAAAAAGTGATCGACAATATCCATCGCGCTGCCGATCGACAGAAAATTCTGCTGGTCTGCAAGTCGCCAGCGGATTTCCTCAAGCTGGTGGAGGGCGGCGTTCCCGTAACACGTATCAATGTAGGCAACATGCACTATGCCAATGGCAAACAACAAATTGCCAAAACGGTTTCTGTCGATGCTAACGATATTACGGCATTTAATGGCCTGAAAACCGCCGGTGTCGAATGCTTCGTACAGGGCGTTCCGACAGAACCCGCTTTGGATCTCTTTAAACTACTCTGA